One window from the genome of Mugil cephalus isolate CIBA_MC_2020 chromosome 23, CIBA_Mcephalus_1.1, whole genome shotgun sequence encodes:
- the LOC125000556 gene encoding trace amine-associated receptor 13c-like — MDDSVSPPLCFPNLNSSCRRMLRPRSETVLLYTLLASASALTVALNLLVVVSISHFRQLHTPTNALLLSLAVSDVVVGLLVMPVEGLRHMETCWLLGRLMCAVTPYVSYCLLSASLGNMVLISIDRYVAICDPLLYSSKITLNRVKFFIGVTWVCSVVYNGLILMPHLGRPDRFSSCHGECVVVISHISGTVDLFVTFVGPCAVMVVLYVRVFAVVVSQIRVIRMRVAANAARTAPAAQSSEKKAARTLGIVIAVFLLCFCPYYYPAFAGADTSNSLSYFAALSWIMLTNSCVNPLIYALFYPWFRKAIKLIFTLRILQPHSREAKIL; from the coding sequence atGGACGACTCGGTGTCTCCCCCGCTCTGCTTCCCTAACCTCAACTCCTCCTGCAGGCGGATGCTGCGACCCCGCTCCGAGACCGTCCTCCTCTACACCCTGCTGGCCTCGGCGTCGGCGCTCACCGTGGCGCTCAACCTCCTCGTCGTGGTCTCCATCTCCCACTTCCGGCAGCTCCACACCCCCACCAACGCCCTGCTCCTGTCCCTGGCTGTGTCTGACGTGGTGGTGGGGCTGCTGGTGATGCCCGTGGAAGGTCTGCGCCACATGGAGACGTGCTGGCTCCTGGGGAGGCTCATGTGCGCCGTGACTCCTTACGTTTCTTACTGCCTCCTCTCCGCCTCTTTAGGGAACATGGTGCTCATATCTATAGACCGCTATGTTGCCATCTGTGACCCACTGCTGTACTCCtctaaaataacactgaacagGGTTAAATTCTTTATTGGCGTCACTTGGGTCTGTTCTGTCGTCTACAACGGGCTGATTCTAATGCCCCACTTAGGGCGACCAGACAGGTTCAGCTCCTGTCATGGGGAGTGTGTGGTGGTCATCAGCCACATCTCGGGGACCGTCGACCTGTTCGTCACCTTTGTGGGCCCCTGCGCCGTCATGGTCGTCCTTTACGTTAGGGTGTTTGCCGTTGTTGTGTCTCAGATCCGCGTCATTCGCATGCGCGTGGCAGCCAACGCCGCGAGAACGGCTCCGGCCGCTCAGAGCTCGGAGAAAAAAGCGGCCAGGACTCTGGGGATTGTGATCGCCGTGTTTCTATTGTGCTTCTGCCCGTATTACTACCCCGCCTTTGCGGGCGCAGACACCTCAAACAGCTTGTCCTACTTCGCGGCTTTGTCTTGGATCATGCTGACAAACTCCTGTGTTAATCCTCTGATTTATGCTCTGTTCTACCCCTGGTTTAGGAAAGCCATCAAATTAATCTTCACCCTCAGAATACTGCAGCCTCACTCACGGGAGGCTAAGATCCTGTAG
- the LOC125000550 gene encoding stomatin-like protein 2, mitochondrial isoform X2, whose protein sequence is MLRTLCRAGGSVLKTVPRLCVCPAQRRWASRLPLNTVVLFVPQQEAWVVERMGRFHRILEPGLNFLIPILDRIRYVQSLKEIVIDIPEQSSVSLDNVTLEIDGVLFLRILDPFKASYGVEDPEYAVTQLAQTTMRSELGKLTLDKVFRERESLNFNIVEHINQASDEWGIRCLRYEIKDIQVPPRVKESMQMQVEAERRKRATVLESEGTREAAINVAEGRKRSQILASEGEKAEQINRAAGEAQAVLAKAEAKSEAIRLLSGALAEQNGGAAASLSVAEQYVSAFSKLAKESNTVLLPSSTGDVSRMVSQAMTIYSTLSQPRLKADQTEEPIEEPSVHSAR, encoded by the exons ATGCTGCGGACGCTGTGTCGGGCCGGTGGGAGCGTTTTAAAG ACAGTTcccagactgtgtgtgtgcccaGCCCAGCGGCGTTGGGCTTCCCGCTTACCTCTCAACACCGTGGTCCTGTTTGTGCCACAGCAAGAGGCCTGGGTGGTGGAGAGGATGGGACGATTCCACCGCATCTTAGAGCCG GGTCTGAACTTCCTTATTCCAATACTTGACCGAATTCGTTACGTGCAAAGCCTTAAAGAGATCGTTATCGACATCCCTGAGCAGTCGTCCGTATCCCTCG ATAATGTGACGCTGGAGATTGACGGAGTCCTGTTTTTGAGAATCTTGGATCCTTTTAAG GCTAGTTACGGTGTAGAAGACCCAGAGTATGCAGTGACTCAACTGGCACAAACCACAATGCGCTCAGAACTGGGCAAACTCACACTGGATAAAGTGTTCAGG GAAAGGGAGTCTCTTAATTTCAACATCGTCGAGCACATCAACCAGGCGTCAGACGAGTGGGGAATCCGCTGCCTGCGCTACGAAATCAAAGACATACAAGTTCCACCTCGCGTTAAAGAGTCAATGCAGATGCAG gtggaggcggagcGCAGGAAGAGGGCGACGGTGCTGGAGTCGGAGGGGACGCGCGAGGCGGCGATCAACGTCGCGGAGGGCCGCAAGCGCTCGCAGATCCTCGCCTCGGAGGGAGAAAAGGCCGAGCAGATCAACAGAGCGGCCG GTGAGGCCCAAGCTGTGTTGGCCAAAGCAGAAGCCAAATCTGAGGCCATCCGTCTGCTGTCGGGGGCTTTGGCGGAACAG AACGGAGGCGCGGCCGCCTCGCTGAGCGTCGCCGAGCAGTACGTGTCGGCCTTCTCCAAACTGGCCAAGGAGTCCAACACGGTCCTCCTGCCGTCCAGCACCGGGGACGTCAGCAGGATGGTCTCGCAG GCCATGACCATTTACAGCACTCTATCCCAGCCGAGGCTAAAAGCCGACCAGACAGAGGAGCCGATTGAGGAGCCTTCAGTGCATTCAGCTCGGTAG
- the LOC125000550 gene encoding stomatin-like protein 2, mitochondrial isoform X1, translated as MLRTLCRAGGSVLKQTVPRLCVCPAQRRWASRLPLNTVVLFVPQQEAWVVERMGRFHRILEPGLNFLIPILDRIRYVQSLKEIVIDIPEQSSVSLDNVTLEIDGVLFLRILDPFKASYGVEDPEYAVTQLAQTTMRSELGKLTLDKVFRERESLNFNIVEHINQASDEWGIRCLRYEIKDIQVPPRVKESMQMQVEAERRKRATVLESEGTREAAINVAEGRKRSQILASEGEKAEQINRAAGEAQAVLAKAEAKSEAIRLLSGALAEQNGGAAASLSVAEQYVSAFSKLAKESNTVLLPSSTGDVSRMVSQAMTIYSTLSQPRLKADQTEEPIEEPSVHSAR; from the exons ATGCTGCGGACGCTGTGTCGGGCCGGTGGGAGCGTTTTAAAG cAGACAGTTcccagactgtgtgtgtgcccaGCCCAGCGGCGTTGGGCTTCCCGCTTACCTCTCAACACCGTGGTCCTGTTTGTGCCACAGCAAGAGGCCTGGGTGGTGGAGAGGATGGGACGATTCCACCGCATCTTAGAGCCG GGTCTGAACTTCCTTATTCCAATACTTGACCGAATTCGTTACGTGCAAAGCCTTAAAGAGATCGTTATCGACATCCCTGAGCAGTCGTCCGTATCCCTCG ATAATGTGACGCTGGAGATTGACGGAGTCCTGTTTTTGAGAATCTTGGATCCTTTTAAG GCTAGTTACGGTGTAGAAGACCCAGAGTATGCAGTGACTCAACTGGCACAAACCACAATGCGCTCAGAACTGGGCAAACTCACACTGGATAAAGTGTTCAGG GAAAGGGAGTCTCTTAATTTCAACATCGTCGAGCACATCAACCAGGCGTCAGACGAGTGGGGAATCCGCTGCCTGCGCTACGAAATCAAAGACATACAAGTTCCACCTCGCGTTAAAGAGTCAATGCAGATGCAG gtggaggcggagcGCAGGAAGAGGGCGACGGTGCTGGAGTCGGAGGGGACGCGCGAGGCGGCGATCAACGTCGCGGAGGGCCGCAAGCGCTCGCAGATCCTCGCCTCGGAGGGAGAAAAGGCCGAGCAGATCAACAGAGCGGCCG GTGAGGCCCAAGCTGTGTTGGCCAAAGCAGAAGCCAAATCTGAGGCCATCCGTCTGCTGTCGGGGGCTTTGGCGGAACAG AACGGAGGCGCGGCCGCCTCGCTGAGCGTCGCCGAGCAGTACGTGTCGGCCTTCTCCAAACTGGCCAAGGAGTCCAACACGGTCCTCCTGCCGTCCAGCACCGGGGACGTCAGCAGGATGGTCTCGCAG GCCATGACCATTTACAGCACTCTATCCCAGCCGAGGCTAAAAGCCGACCAGACAGAGGAGCCGATTGAGGAGCCTTCAGTGCATTCAGCTCGGTAG